The DNA window CAAAAGATATtcattgattttgattttgattttgatttctcTCATCCTGCACTTTCTTATTTGTCTTGTTTGTACAATTAGTGTGTAAATCTCCATTGTATTTTGTTATACATGATAGTGTCCAAACAAATTCTTGCTGTGTGTGTCTATTATTTATGTGGGATAGCTGGAAAGAAGCGTGGCTATTTATCGTTAAGAATGTATGACCCGTGCCACATTGGACTGGAAGTGTCATCCTCTACTTGTTTTTGCTCTATGATTTTGATGTGGTCTATAACTTTGTCTGAATGAAATAAGCATGATGCTTATTGTTTCTCAATTGTTCGTTTTTTTTCAGATTGGAAACATGTTTCTGTGACGATCCTGTGAATCTTCTCCTTTGTTTTTAGGTAGATTCGTTGCAGCTGCCTGCTATGAATGATGTTGTGCATAATTAATTTGATGGAATGgattaattaaatctaattCCACAACAGTTATGATGTAGATTGTAGACAGCACTTCCCCAAATTTCGTAATAACTCATTCATAAAGTCGGATCCTTGAATGGTCAAAACATTATACTACGCAGgatatactcctataaatatATCTATAAGTTGTTATCATTTCATTTATTTGTGTATTTGATGTGAAATACTGAATCATCTATAAATTGTATTAGCACATTATGTGCTTCCGTATTCAGGAAAAAAGAATGATTCATGTGACAGGTTGATAATTGATTCTTAATTACATACTTCTTTTCTGATATACTATCTGTGGAATGAGTACTGCAATCTTAAGTTTTATGCATCCAATATTTGGAAGTGAGCATGTTTCGATATCAAAAATATTGCGAGATTTGATTATTAGTTGAATAAATTTACTTGAtaagaattttaagaaatataaataaggAACTCACATAACTGATGTaaatgagtataaaattaatgatctattattaaaaatagttaGGATTGATAGAGTAGTGCaatatgaaattaaaaactTTATGCGCGTGCAAAAAGAGGAAGTGATTAAATCTCATGGTCGCACTTTCTATGACAAATCCCTCATTTATTCTGTAGATTTTCTTCCACTAGACCTCTGCTGTCAGTCCATGCCTGCTGCCCAGCAATGGCCATCATAACTGAGGAGCCACAATCACCACCGCAGCTCCGCCACCGCAAATCCAATCCAAAACCACACAACCCCGCCTCGCCGCCCTCCACATCAACACCATCCAAATCCGCAGAAACCACCGTGAACCCATTTCACTTCTGGTTCTACTTCACCCTCCTCGTCTCCCTAATCACCCTCTCCTGCGTCCTCatctcctcctccctctcccaTCAAGACCCCAAGACTTGGTTCCTCAGCCTCCCCCCACTCCTCCGCCGCCACTACTCCAATGGCCGCACCCTCAAGGTCCAAACAGCTCTCAATCACCCCCAAGTTGAAGTCTTTTCCATCCAGCAAGGCTCTATCGACGCAGACAGCCGCGTCCTCATCGTCCACGGCGCAGGTTGTAGCTCCTTCTCTTTTCAAGATGTTGTTAGGGAATTAGGCAGTAGGAAGAATGTGCGCGCTGTAGCGATTGATCTCCCGGGATCCGGTTTCTCGGATAAGTCGGTTGTTGTGATGGAGGAGAGTTTAGGTGGGAGTGATCCAATTAGCAAGATGCGGGATGTATATCAGGAGATTAGGGAAAAAGGCTTATTTTGGGGATTTGATCAGCTTGTTGAGCAAGGGTATGTGGAGAATGAGGTGAAGGTTGTGAAGAGGGAGAGAGTTAAACCTATAGAATTGGGGAGTGAAGAAATGGGGAGAGTTTTAGGGCAAGTGGTGGATTCGATGGACCTGGCTCCTGTGGATTTGGTGTTGCACGATTCCGCATTAGGGTTGAGTGCCAACTGGATATCCGAGAATCATGGATTGATTAGGAGTGTGGTTGTTCTTGATGGTGCTCGTAGTGGGATGGCGTTGCCTCTTTGGGCTGTGGGTGTACCTGTGGTGAGGGAAATTGTGTTGGGATTTAGATTTGTGTTCGAGATGGTTCTTGGAAAGTGTTGTGTGAAGTCAGTTGTTGCAGCGGAGGCTGAAGCACATAGGGTTCTGTTGAAGGGGAGGGATGGGGCAAGTGCTGTGGTTGGGATGGGGAAGAAGCTGAATTGTAGCTTTGATTTGTCTGAATGGAGTAGTCGGGATAGTGTTAGAGGACTTCCGTTCCAAGTGATTTGGTCTGGTGGCTGGTCTGATGAATGGACCTCTGAGGGGCGGCAAATGGCTGATGCTCTTCTTCAGGCTAAATTTGTTACTCATTCTGGTGGGCGATGGATGCAGGTGGGAGATTATTATCGTTGTGCCTTCTCGTACTAGTTGTTGCATACCTCTTATGACAGTTTTTGTGGTGTTTTTAACTGGTGCCGTTTGTTTCATGGATTCTTAGACATGTGCACAAGTTTGTTGTTTAAGGCGCTTCTGATTCCTGTCATGTTTTTGAAGCTGAATGTCTGTCTTTACTTTAGCTCTAATTTTCACCATATTTTGAACATTGTGTTGGCATGAAAAGATGCTGATTTTCCTATAATCTCTGCAACATGTGCTTCGTCGACATCTGATAAAATGCCACTTTATGAGAACCAAAAAGATCCAGCCAGTAATGTGCATAGGCTTGAAACCTTATCATTGACTTGTATCTGACTATTAAATTCCCTTAGTTGCGTGTGTTTGACAGTTTTAGTCATCTGGACTTGGACTTTCCAATGCTTCCCTATATAGATCATCTCTCCCACTGCATTTGCAAGAGCATATGATTGTTCCTATTATCATCTTATTTTTGTCTACTGCTACAATACTTGTGTTGCTATCAATGATTCGAACTTTATTGTATTCCACCCTTTCTAAATTCCAAAAACACTGAGAAGGATCATGATGCAGTGAAAAATGATTTCATAATCTGATTTCGACAGTCATTTGGGGGGCATTTACTTTGATGGATTGATTAATTTACAACTTGTTTGATCATCCAATCCTCCATAGACTCAAATCATATTCATATGTTTCATATCACACTACATAACCACCTTCTTTGTGGCTTGCTCTCTGACTGTGTTTATCCTTGTTTGATACGGAGTACAAATGAAACTCGAATTTGGGGCTATTATATTGCCTTCCCTTTATTCCCTTTAGATTAAATTGGAAGTCATGTATCCATCTTGATCAACTCTTCCTTGCTTGGATTTTTGTGTATTATCCTTTTGATCATATGTTGCTTTACATTTCTACTTTTATGATCGAGTAGAACTTTTAGAATGCATTTCAAAATGTACTTGAGACACGTTTGGATGTTGATCTCGTGTACTGTAGCATTGCTGCTCAATCGCCATATTAATTTAGCATCTTCGAATTTTGTTGGAGAATGAACCCCAGCTCTTCTATGCCATCTATTGATATTGCAGCTGTTTTATTTGGTATTTGTGTTGATTGCTGATGATATTTCAGTTTTGACCAAAAACTGTGCTGTTATAGGAACATAATTCGGAGGAGGTAGCTGAGAGCATCTACGAGTTTGTGTCCTCGTTACCAAAACCATCCAGAGAAGTCGTAGAAGAAACGATCCCTAATCATTCCCAGGACAAGTATACTGCTAAAAACGACCACCAACACGACCAAGGCCACGGGCACGGTCACAGCCACCATGGTCATGCACACGGGCTTGGCCACCACGAGCATGCTGGTTACATGGATTCATATGGTATGGGGCATGGATATGGCATGTGATTTCATTTTGTTGGTCTCATTCATGCTCCCCCAATAGTGGCATTTTGGACAGAATGATCTTTGTAGCATTTGTGTTTGTTGTAATTTTAGTAAAATTGGCCTAtaaattattcattttcttGTTTTATACATTTTGCATCTTTTTTGTGGGTCTCAACCTCCATTATGTATCAGTCATTGTGTATTTGTCCCAgcttttgttttgtattttgttattttgtttgagTTGAGGGAAGAGACTACTTCTTCATCCTAGtagaatatttttaaaaattaaatggtaTTTATATACAAAAGTATATAATATTCCTTTTAAAGCAAAAATATAAGTTCATTTTTTAGGTATTTTTATACTTTATATATGTAGTTTTGATATACCTTCTGATGTaactttttatatatatatatatatatttatatttaaatgaaGGTTCATTGTACATTTTTTGTATGAACATTTAGTGAAACAATTGTATGAAACAAACCACTAATAATTAGCTTTTTTTATATGTAGGTTGTGGCGTATTATTCATACTTTATTATCAAAATCAATATGTATATGTAACTGTTACCGTTTAAActgttataaaaaaaattcagaataagaaaaaatatactcctacgtACGCaaaaactagtactactataaaacaCTAAATGATACTGTTATCAAGTTATATTATTGTATAATCTTCTTTTAcattaaaactatttttctatGTTTTATAAATTACTTGGGCCTCTAGATTTTTCTACGTACGCAAAAACTAGCTCGAATAAATGTGTTAATTAATAGGTTAATTAATATAGAAGGAAGTTGTGATTAGGTATGGGCCAAATTTATAATGAGATCAATATCATCCTACCTGTACTTGCGGCCTATTATTTGTACTTTATGCTATGTACAATTTAAATATTGTAATAATTCAAACAAAAAACACACGGATCTTTTCtcttaaaaaaatcatttaacaGTAGAGATTAATAATTACTACAATTAATTGTCAGTTAGTTAGTTCCCATATTTTTAAGTTACAACTTACAACTCAAATAACCACACACGCAAACTTTAATTGGGTGACTCCATTTATTGATTggatgaaaaatattttatcaaatgAAATATGATTATTGTTTACTACAAAAGTCAGTACTCTATTGAACATTTTCTTTCCTCGTACTTGAATTACTAATTAGTTTCAAACTTTACTTTGCAAATCCTCTCAATGTATACAATATGTTCTTCGTCGCCAATGATTGAATAAGATTTTCCCAAGTCAATTCCatataggagtagtatatattttcttttgaaGAATGAAGTTATGCATCATTACTCAAGTTTATACTATTTCTTTCAATTCTTAGATGACTTGGGAGCCAGTAGAGACTAATATTTCATCGGACTAATagaattcaaatttaattgcaATTAGAATCTTTCAAAATGGTCAAATTcatgaccatatatatatatatatatatatatatattaaaatataaaaaaatgtccCA is part of the Salvia splendens isolate huo1 chromosome 6, SspV2, whole genome shotgun sequence genome and encodes:
- the LOC121808046 gene encoding protein AUXIN RESPONSE 4-like, with product MAIITEEPQSPPQLRHRKSNPKPHNPASPPSTSTPSKSAETTVNPFHFWFYFTLLVSLITLSCVLISSSLSHQDPKTWFLSLPPLLRRHYSNGRTLKVQTALNHPQVEVFSIQQGSIDADSRVLIVHGAGCSSFSFQDVVRELGSRKNVRAVAIDLPGSGFSDKSVVVMEESLGGSDPISKMRDVYQEIREKGLFWGFDQLVEQGYVENEVKVVKRERVKPIELGSEEMGRVLGQVVDSMDLAPVDLVLHDSALGLSANWISENHGLIRSVVVLDGARSGMALPLWAVGVPVVREIVLGFRFVFEMVLGKCCVKSVVAAEAEAHRVLLKGRDGASAVVGMGKKLNCSFDLSEWSSRDSVRGLPFQVIWSGGWSDEWTSEGRQMADALLQAKFVTHSGGRWMQEHNSEEVAESIYEFVSSLPKPSREVVEETIPNHSQDKYTAKNDHQHDQGHGHGHSHHGHAHGLGHHEHAGYMDSYGMGHGYGM